One window from the genome of Anaerococcus sp. Marseille-Q7828 encodes:
- a CDS encoding DUF4256 domain-containing protein, whose product MKENLISILKERFDKTLDLHPNSNWDEVEEKLLKDKKLLETLCLMEETGGEVNFVDLPIFSGPVFLDCAKESPKGRRSLCYDKEARIKRKKNAPNSSVMEEAEKIGIKVLNEDQYYTLQELFEFDLKSSSWILTEGELRERGGALFCEKRYGRVFTFHNGAESYYSSRGFRGYVEI is encoded by the coding sequence ATGAAAGAAAATTTAATATCAATACTAAAAGAAAGATTTGATAAGACTTTAGATCTCCACCCAAATTCAAATTGGGATGAAGTGGAAGAAAAATTATTAAAGGACAAGAAGTTATTAGAAACTTTGTGTCTAATGGAAGAAACTGGTGGTGAGGTCAATTTTGTTGACTTACCAATATTTTCTGGACCAGTTTTCCTAGATTGTGCCAAGGAATCTCCCAAGGGACGCAGGAGCCTTTGCTATGACAAGGAAGCTAGAATAAAGAGAAAGAAAAATGCTCCAAATTCATCGGTCATGGAAGAAGCAGAAAAGATAGGAATCAAAGTTCTAAATGAAGACCAGTACTATACTCTTCAAGAATTATTTGAATTTGATTTAAAATCATCGTCTTGGATTTTAACTGAAGGTGAATTGAGGGAAAGGGGCGGAGCTTTATTTTGTGAAAAGAGATATGGCAGGGTCTTCACCTTCCACAATGGAGCTGAGTCCTACTATTCATCAAGAGGATTTCGTGGATATGTTGAGATTTAA